The following DNA comes from Desulfuribacillus stibiiarsenatis.
TTCTGCTCGCAAAAGACGGATGTACAGGATAAGGTTCGTACGATCTATGGAATAGAAATCAAGAAAAGAAAACAGCAAATTAAAATCTATGTCACCGGGAATGGATTTCTGTATAACATGGTGAGAATCATAGCCGGAGCATTGATAGAAGTCGGCAAGGGTAACTTACTACCGATTCAAATCAAAGAGATACTCGAAACGAAGGATCGAACAAAGGGTACAATCACTGCCCCACCGCATGGTTTAAGCCTGTGGAGTGTCAAACACAAAAAACAGTAGAAAAAAACGCACGGATGCGTTGCAAAGTATTGACATTGAAATTTTGACGGGGTATAATGTTAAACGGTATTCTAAATTCCCAAGCCCCGGCGTTTAGAAGAGCCATTGTAAGAAATGAACAACTAAAAATTAACCCATATACGGGAACAGATAAAAATTTGTAAGGAGGGAACTTTTCCTATGCGTACGACATTTATGGCAAAACCAGGTAGCGTGCAACGTGACTGGTATGTAATTGATGCCGAAGGTAAGACTTTAGGACGTCTTGCTACTGAAGCAGCATCACTATTAAGAGGAAAACATAAACCTGAATTTACTCCACATATAGATACTGGTGATTTCGTTATCGTCATTAACTGTGCGAAGGTTGTATTAACAGGTAAGAAACTTGAGCAAAAGAACTACTATCGTCACTCTTTATATCCAGGTGGTCTTAAGACTACAAAAGCAAAAGACATGCTTAAGACAAAACCAGAGCTAATGGTATTCCAAGCGATTAAGGGCATGGTTCCTCACACAAAGCTTGGCGCAGCTCAAATGAAGAAATTACGCGTGTATGCTGGTGCAGAACACGAACAACAAGCACAACAACCTAAAACATGGGAACTTAATTCGTAAGGGAGGTTAGCACTTTGGCTACTGTACAATATTATGGAACTGGAAGACGTAAAAATGCCGTTGCACGTGTACGTTTAGTACCTGGCGATGGACAGATGATTATCAATAAAAGAGAAATTAACGATTACTTCGATCTAGAGACGCTAAAGCTAATTGCTAAGCAACCTCTAGTGCTTACTGAAACATTAGGAAGCTACAACGTTTTAGTAAACGTTCATGGTGGTGGCTTCTCAGGTCAAGCTGGCGCAATCCGTCACGGAATTTCAAGAGCGCTTTTACAAGCAGACCCTGAACTACGTGTAACACTTAAGCGTGCAGGATTCTTAACTCGTGACCCTCGTATGACTGAGCGTAAGAAATACGGTCTTAAAAAAGCTCGTCGTGCACCACAATTCTCAAAGCGTTAATATTACAAACAAATCCCCGGACCACTTGGTCTGGGGATTTTTATTTGCGTATGTCCGTATCATTTAGGTAGAAAGCGCATATACTCATTTCCGATTTCTGAAGTTAGCTGTTGATAAACAGGGGATAATAGTTTCTTCCACTCAGCCTTATCCGTGG
Coding sequences within:
- the rplM gene encoding 50S ribosomal protein L13, translating into MRTTFMAKPGSVQRDWYVIDAEGKTLGRLATEAASLLRGKHKPEFTPHIDTGDFVIVINCAKVVLTGKKLEQKNYYRHSLYPGGLKTTKAKDMLKTKPELMVFQAIKGMVPHTKLGAAQMKKLRVYAGAEHEQQAQQPKTWELNS
- the rpsI gene encoding 30S ribosomal protein S9 gives rise to the protein MATVQYYGTGRRKNAVARVRLVPGDGQMIINKREINDYFDLETLKLIAKQPLVLTETLGSYNVLVNVHGGGFSGQAGAIRHGISRALLQADPELRVTLKRAGFLTRDPRMTERKKYGLKKARRAPQFSKR